Proteins from a genomic interval of Paenibacillus thermoaerophilus:
- the ftsY gene encoding signal recognition particle-docking protein FtsY — MSFFKRLKEAISAKTEEVTAKFREGLAKTRDTFVGKVEDLFSRRKKIDEEFYEELEEILIGADVGVNTVMKLIDDLRAEVRKRKIEDPAELRPVLSEKLVELLRGSEESRGLRMADSGLTVILFVGVNGVGKTTTIGKMAHRLKSEGKRVMLAAGDTFRAGAIEQLEVWGQRVGVDVIKQQSGADPAAVIYDALQAAKQRGADVLLCDTAGRLQNKVNLMEELNKIYRVIRREVPDGPHETLLVLDATTGQNALQQAKLFGDKSGVTGLVLTKLDGTAKGGIVVAIRQELQLPVKFVGLGEKMDDLEEFDSEQFVHALFADAINREEEQSKA, encoded by the coding sequence ATGAGCTTTTTTAAACGGCTGAAAGAGGCCATCTCGGCCAAAACCGAAGAGGTGACGGCCAAATTCCGCGAAGGGCTCGCCAAGACGCGGGACACGTTCGTGGGCAAGGTCGAGGATTTGTTCTCGCGCCGGAAAAAAATCGACGAGGAATTTTACGAGGAGCTGGAAGAGATTTTGATCGGCGCCGACGTCGGCGTGAATACGGTTATGAAGCTGATCGACGATCTGCGCGCCGAAGTCCGCAAGCGCAAGATCGAGGACCCGGCGGAGCTTCGTCCGGTGCTGTCGGAGAAGCTCGTCGAGCTGCTCCGCGGCTCGGAGGAGAGCAGGGGGCTGCGGATGGCGGATTCCGGTCTGACCGTGATTCTGTTTGTCGGCGTCAACGGCGTCGGCAAGACGACGACGATCGGGAAAATGGCCCACCGCCTCAAGTCCGAGGGCAAACGGGTCATGCTGGCGGCGGGAGACACGTTCCGCGCGGGCGCGATCGAGCAGCTTGAGGTATGGGGACAACGCGTCGGCGTCGACGTGATCAAGCAGCAGTCGGGCGCCGATCCGGCCGCCGTCATCTACGACGCGCTCCAGGCCGCGAAGCAGCGGGGGGCGGACGTGCTGCTGTGCGATACGGCGGGACGGCTGCAAAACAAAGTAAACCTGATGGAAGAGCTGAACAAAATTTATCGGGTCATTCGCCGCGAGGTGCCGGACGGTCCGCACGAAACGCTGCTGGTGCTGGACGCCACGACCGGGCAAAACGCGCTGCAGCAAGCGAAGCTGTTCGGCGACAAGTCCGGCGTGACCGGTCTTGTGCTGACGAAGCTGGACGGTACGGCCAAAGGCGGAATCGTGGTGGCGATCCGGCAGGAGCTGCAGTTGCCGGTGAAGTTCGTCGGCCTTGGCGAGAAGATGGACGATCTGGAGGAGTTCGACTCCGAGCAGTTCGTGCACGCGTTGTTCGCGGATGCGATCAACCGCGAGGAAGAACAATCGAAGGCTTAA
- the smc gene encoding chromosome segregation protein SMC, protein MFLKRLELSGFKSFADRTELEFVRGITGVVGPNGSGKSNISDSIRWVLGEQSAKSLRGGNMQDVIFAGSDSRKAVNYGEVSLTLDNSDSALALDFNEVTITRRIHRSGESEYYINKQACRLKDITELFMDTGIGKEAYSIIGQGRIEEILSTKSEDRRGIFEEASGIVKYKSRKREAEKKLADTEQNLLRIHDLVSELEDQLEPLARQSEKAVRFKELKEQLKSLEIALYVYQIEQLSSSWEEQKVVLERLRARQLELSAVVGKHDAQLETQRHASKRLEEEVERLQEELLLVSGELEKGEGQSEVLKERQKYLTGRLAELEQAIEAQEARAAAKDEELRQAQAELAELSGKLSGLEAKLREEELRLLGVSRSVSDASEEELKARLIDTLSEMAQKRNEARYAEQQLEQLARRLERLEEELSRAAEQADEAESGRRERREQLDGLQRRLIAVRDEYARISQSAKSRQATLTEAEAALRKWEQRLDGLRSRRETMLELQNDYDGFAYGVKEVLKSKQRGELHGIHGAVAELLRVPAELETAVETALGGALQHIVVETERDGREAIAFLKRRQAGRATFLPLDVIRGRSVGDMERRAVAECAGFVGVAVDLIGFDAPYRSIAENLLGTVLIAEKLEDANRIASRCQYRYRVVTLDGDVVNPGGSMTGGSQVKKTANLLGRQRQIEELAGEIAECEAQLAKLRQQTEQVRNSLLADNKRLEELRTEGETLRVSEQQLLSELSGLESQSGKLSEQTALLRQDAELLREESRAMVERRDAAEKEAAELTKREAELQQAIREAEAARKASESLKEELQEQLTAIKVQVASATQEKRAAEERVNRLAAERAALVAELADHRDRLAVARAEIDENARRQSGQTELLNELRLRKQKLGEQLERKRAERSEWMKQLELAEDETREQRNELKRVEDELHQTEIKVNRLDVELDNLLKKLSEDYEIGIELAKRKYPVPEDVPAAQQKVRELKREISLLGEVNLGAIEEYQRVSERYEFLNGQKNDLIEAKTALYQVIRELDEEMSKRFKTTFDQIRTQFAGVFTKLFGGGRADLVLTDPSQPLDSGIEIIAQPPGKKLQNLQLLSGGERALTAIGLLFAILRIKPVPFCVLDEVEAALDEANVARFAQYLREFSAETQFIVVTHRKGTMEEADVLYGVTMEEGGVSKLVSVRLDDERFFKEEATA, encoded by the coding sequence CCTGCCGGCTGAAGGACATTACCGAGTTGTTCATGGACACCGGCATCGGCAAGGAAGCGTATTCGATCATCGGCCAAGGCCGGATCGAGGAAATATTGAGCACGAAGTCGGAGGACCGGCGCGGCATTTTCGAGGAAGCGTCGGGCATCGTCAAATATAAATCCCGCAAGCGTGAAGCGGAGAAAAAGCTGGCCGACACCGAGCAAAATCTGCTGCGGATTCACGACCTCGTGTCGGAGTTGGAGGATCAGCTCGAACCGCTGGCCCGCCAGAGCGAAAAAGCCGTGCGCTTCAAGGAGCTGAAGGAGCAGCTCAAGTCGCTGGAGATCGCGCTGTATGTGTATCAGATCGAGCAGCTCAGCAGCTCCTGGGAGGAGCAGAAGGTCGTGCTGGAGCGGCTGCGTGCCCGCCAGTTGGAGCTGTCCGCGGTCGTGGGCAAGCATGACGCCCAACTGGAGACGCAGCGGCACGCCTCCAAGCGCCTGGAGGAAGAGGTCGAGCGGCTGCAGGAAGAGCTGCTGCTCGTATCGGGCGAGCTGGAGAAGGGCGAAGGCCAGAGCGAAGTGCTGAAGGAGCGGCAAAAGTATTTGACCGGCCGCCTCGCCGAATTGGAGCAGGCGATCGAGGCCCAAGAAGCGCGGGCGGCCGCGAAGGACGAGGAGCTTCGCCAGGCCCAGGCGGAGCTTGCGGAGCTGTCGGGCAAGCTGTCCGGACTGGAGGCGAAGCTGCGCGAGGAGGAGCTCCGCCTGCTGGGGGTGAGCCGGTCGGTGAGCGATGCTTCAGAAGAAGAGCTGAAGGCGCGCCTGATCGACACACTGAGCGAGATGGCCCAGAAGCGGAACGAAGCGCGCTACGCCGAACAGCAGTTGGAGCAGCTCGCCCGCCGGCTGGAGCGGCTGGAGGAAGAACTTTCGCGCGCGGCCGAGCAAGCGGACGAAGCCGAATCGGGACGCCGCGAGCGTCGGGAGCAGCTTGACGGGCTGCAGCGGCGGCTAATTGCCGTGCGCGACGAATACGCGCGGATCAGCCAGAGCGCCAAAAGCCGCCAGGCGACATTGACGGAGGCGGAAGCCGCGCTTCGCAAGTGGGAGCAGCGCCTGGACGGCCTGCGTTCCAGACGGGAGACGATGCTGGAGCTGCAGAACGATTACGACGGCTTTGCCTACGGCGTCAAGGAAGTGCTGAAGTCCAAGCAGCGGGGCGAGCTGCACGGCATTCACGGCGCGGTCGCCGAACTGCTTCGCGTGCCGGCCGAGCTGGAGACTGCGGTGGAGACGGCGCTCGGCGGGGCGCTGCAGCATATCGTCGTGGAGACGGAGCGCGACGGGCGGGAAGCGATCGCGTTCCTGAAGCGCCGCCAGGCGGGACGAGCGACGTTCCTGCCGCTGGACGTCATTCGCGGACGTTCGGTAGGGGACATGGAGCGCCGGGCGGTTGCGGAATGCGCCGGATTCGTCGGCGTCGCCGTCGATCTGATCGGCTTCGACGCTCCGTACCGGTCGATCGCGGAGAACCTGCTCGGCACGGTGCTGATCGCGGAGAAGCTGGAGGACGCGAACCGGATCGCGTCGCGCTGCCAGTACCGGTACCGGGTCGTCACGCTCGACGGCGATGTCGTCAACCCCGGCGGATCGATGACGGGCGGCAGCCAGGTGAAAAAAACCGCCAATCTGTTGGGCCGCCAGCGCCAGATCGAGGAGCTTGCCGGCGAGATCGCCGAGTGTGAAGCCCAATTGGCGAAACTGAGGCAGCAGACCGAGCAGGTGCGCAACAGCTTGCTGGCCGACAACAAACGGCTGGAAGAGCTGCGCACCGAAGGCGAGACGCTGAGAGTCTCCGAGCAGCAGTTGCTGTCGGAGCTGAGCGGGCTGGAAAGCCAGAGCGGCAAGCTTTCGGAGCAGACGGCGCTGCTGCGCCAGGACGCCGAGCTGCTGCGCGAGGAGAGCCGCGCGATGGTCGAGCGCCGCGACGCCGCGGAGAAGGAGGCGGCCGAGCTGACGAAGCGCGAAGCCGAGCTGCAGCAGGCGATCCGCGAGGCGGAGGCGGCCCGCAAGGCGAGCGAATCGCTGAAGGAGGAGCTGCAGGAGCAGCTCACGGCGATCAAGGTGCAGGTCGCGTCGGCGACGCAGGAGAAACGCGCCGCCGAGGAGCGCGTCAACCGGCTCGCAGCGGAACGGGCGGCTCTGGTCGCCGAGCTGGCGGATCATCGCGACCGACTGGCGGTCGCCCGGGCGGAGATCGACGAGAATGCGCGGCGCCAGAGCGGCCAGACCGAGCTGCTGAACGAGCTTCGCCTGCGCAAGCAGAAGCTCGGCGAGCAGCTTGAACGGAAGCGGGCGGAACGGTCCGAATGGATGAAGCAACTGGAGCTGGCGGAGGACGAAACCCGCGAGCAGCGCAACGAGCTGAAGCGGGTCGAAGACGAGCTTCATCAGACCGAAATCAAAGTCAACCGGCTGGATGTCGAGCTGGACAACCTGCTGAAGAAGCTGTCGGAGGATTACGAGATCGGCATCGAGCTGGCGAAGCGGAAATATCCGGTGCCGGAGGACGTTCCGGCAGCCCAGCAAAAGGTGCGCGAGCTGAAACGGGAAATTTCGCTGCTGGGCGAAGTCAATCTCGGCGCGATCGAGGAATACCAGCGCGTATCCGAGCGCTACGAATTCCTGAACGGCCAGAAAAACGACCTGATCGAAGCCAAAACCGCGCTGTATCAGGTCATCCGCGAACTGGACGAAGAGATGTCGAAGCGGTTCAAAACGACGTTCGACCAGATCCGGACCCAGTTCGCCGGCGTATTCACCAAGCTGTTCGGCGGGGGAAGGGCCGATCTGGTTTTGACCGACCCGTCGCAGCCGCTGGATTCGGGCATCGAGATTATCGCGCAGCCGCCGGGTAAAAAGCTGCAAAACCTGCAGTTGCTCTCCGGCGGAGAGCGGGCGTTAACCGCGATCGGCCTGTTGTTCGCGATTTTGCGGATCAAGCCGGTTCCGTTCTGCGTGCTCGACGAGGTCGAAGCGGCGCTGGACGAAGCGAACGTGGCCCGGTTCGCGCAATATTTGCGGGAGTTCTCGGCGGAGACGCAGTTCATCGTCGTCACCCACCGCAAAGGCACGATGGAAGAAGCCGACGTGCTGTACGGCGTGACGATGGAGGAAGGCGGCGTATCCAAACTCGTGTCGGTGCGGCTGGACGACGAACGGTTTTTCAAGGAAGAAGCGACGGCTTAA
- the ylxM gene encoding YlxM family DNA-binding protein, which yields MTEALEKTNRINLLLDFYEPLLTEKQQTVLRYYYHDNYSLGEISDLFEISRQAVFEHLKRAEQTLEDCESKLGLVEKHQARREALDALRRELEHVPGLRERLEPMLERIEQAE from the coding sequence TTGACGGAAGCCCTCGAGAAGACAAACCGGATCAACCTGCTGCTGGATTTCTACGAGCCTCTCCTGACGGAGAAGCAGCAGACGGTGCTTCGTTACTATTATCATGACAATTATTCGCTGGGCGAGATCTCGGATCTGTTCGAGATCAGCCGGCAGGCCGTATTCGAGCATTTGAAGCGCGCCGAGCAGACGCTGGAAGACTGCGAGTCGAAGCTGGGACTCGTGGAGAAGCATCAAGCCCGGCGGGAAGCCCTGGATGCGCTTCGCAGGGAGCTGGAGCATGTTCCCGGGCTGCGGGAACGGCTCGAACCGATGCTTGAACGGATCGAACAGGCGGAATAA